The sequence ATAAGAAATTTTCTGTTCAAGATAGTGGTAAAGTGAGAACGATCCTCCAATGATTGAAAAAGGTAAGACATAATTAGTAATATGTGTGTCTCCTCTGTACGAAGCAATTCCTAAAATCACTGCAAGAGGATACATGAAGATTCGCTGGAACCAACATAGTGTACAAGGTACATATCCCGCCACTTCACTGAAATAAAGGCTTCCTAGAACAGCTACTATGGATATAGACCAAGAAATAATAAGTCCCCACTTGGAGAGAATCGACGCTACGTAAGCGTCAAATATTCCCCACCTATGAGCCTTCTCTTGTCCGTGAGATAATCTTCCTCAGAATGAAGCGAGGAGGATTTTTTTATGACGCAAGCAGATCTTAGAGAAACATGGAAGGCCCGTATTGAAGCTTATCGGGCTAGTGGACAGCGTGCATCGGAATGGTGTGCGATCCAT comes from Effusibacillus lacus and encodes:
- a CDS encoding disulfide oxidoreductase; amino-acid sequence: MFDAYVASILSKWGLIISWSISIVAVLGSLYFSEVAGYVPCTLCWFQRIFMYPLAVILGIASYRGDTHITNYVLPFSIIGGSFSLYHYLEQKISYFGELTPCRVGIPCNVEYINWFGFITIPFLALACFFLITVIMWIIRRDTLHKGKN